The genomic DNA GCGAATAGCCGAACATGAACAGGAAAAGCCCCTTGATCTGGGCCGAGCCGTTCTTGCCACGTACCCCTGAGGCGGAGATAGTTTCCAGTTTCATTCCGAGCTGCGGAACGATCCTGGCCTCAATGCCGCGCTCAGTGCCAACGAAAAGCACTTCATTTGCGGCATCCCTGCTGACAAACTCCTCAGCCACGGAAATCCCGGGGAAGAGATGACCACCGGTGCCTCCGCCGGCAACGATAAGTTTCATGGCGTTCCCCTCATCCTCGTCGAGATATTAAGCAATATTCCCATGGCAAAGAGGGTAATAAGCAGAGAACTGCCGCCGTAACTGATGAATGGGAGCGCCAACCCTTTGGTCGGCAACATCCCGGTAACGACACCCATGTTCACAAAGGCCTCTATTCCAAGCAGCACTGCGATGCCAAAAGCGAGAAATCTGCCGAAGGTGTCTTCCGCGCCAAGAGCCACGCGAATACTCCGCCAGACCAGCAGGAAAAACATCGAAGCGATCACGAGCACCCCGATTAAACCGAGTTCTTCGCCGACCACGGAAAGGATGAAATCGGTGTGAGCCTCGGGCAGGTAAAAGAGCTTCTGCTTCCCCTCTCCCAGCCCCTGGCCAAGCACGCCCCCGGCGCCGAACGCCAGCCACGACTGAATGATCTGAAAGCCGCTGTTTGACGGGTCGTCCCAAGGGTTAAGAAATGCCAGTACCCGCCTGCGTCGATAATCGACGTTCATGACCAGGAAGTAGAGAAATGGCAAGGCAATGAGGAACATGGAAATAATGTAGGTCGGTCGTGTGCCTGCCGCAAAAAGCATGATCACGGCAACTGCGCCCAGCGTCAAAGCAGCCCCCAGGTCCGGCTGCTTGAGCAGGAGGAGCAGCAGCACAGCCAGCACTACCATATATGGCAAAAAGCCGCTCGAAAAGAACTTTACCCGGTCCTGCTTCTTTTCCAGGGAATAGGCCATGTATATGATCAGAGCAATCTTGGCCATCTCTGACGGCTGCAGCGAGAAGCCGGGCAGCCTTATCCAGCGCGCCGCCCCTCCAGCACTCCCGCCGATTCCCGGTATCAACACGAAAACCATCAGGACCAGGCAGCCGATAAGCGCCGGAACAGCGAGCTTTTTCCAGAGATGATAGTCGATCTGCATCACTCCATACATGATACTGAACCCGACCAGGGCAAAGATCCCCTGCCGTTTGAGAAAATAAAAGCCATCGTGATATTTTTTGGCAGCCATCACCGATGAGGCCGAGTACACCATGACCACGCCGAAGCAGGTAAGCGCCACGACCATCAGCAGGATAACGATATCGCACGACGCAAGCCGTTTCATCTGGTCCCTGCCTCGGGGATGCCCCTGACAAGAGCCTTGAACTGCTCGGCCCTGTCCTCGTAATCGCGAAACATGTCGAAACTGGAACAAGCAGGCGAGAACAGCACGACCCCTCCGGGGACGGTAACCGCAGCTGCCAGGTTGACGGCCTCCTCAAGGGTAGCAGCCATTCTTGTTTCCGCGTACTCGCCGAGCTCGTGGGCAATCCGCTCCTTGGCCTCACCGATCAAGATCATGCAGCGGACCCGCTCCTTTACCAGATTGGCAAGGGGCAGGTACGATCCCCCCTTGTCCTTGCCGCCAGCTATCCAGGTGATGTCGTTGAAGCTGGCCAGCGCTTTTTCGACACTGCCGACATTCGTGGCCTTGCTGTCTTCGTACCAGCCGACCCCGTTCACTTCTCTGACCAGCTCCATCCGGTGCGGCAGCCCCCGGAATTCCTCTACACCCTTCTGTGCCAGAGCGGCAGGGCAACCGGTGAGCATGGCAGCGGCAAGCGAGGCCATGATGTTTTCGGTATTGTGTACCCCTTTAATTCGGAATGCCGCAGTGGAGATGACCTCTTCCCGGCCATCCCAGCGGAAGACAATTGTCCCGTCCTTGTGGAAGATCCCCTGTTCGAGTTCGCGGCACTGGCTCATCCAGACAACGCGACCCTTCATGGAACCGGCAAGAGCGGCAACCAGTGGATCGTCAAGATTCAAGAGCGCGTAATCGTCACTGGTCTGGTTCATGAAGATCCGGACCTTGGCATCAATGTATTCCTGGTAGCTGCGATAACGGTCCAGGTGATCTTCCGTGATGTTCAGCAGCACCGCGACCTTGGGCCGGAACCGGTCGATCGCCTCCAACTGAAACGATGACAGCTCGACCACGACCCGCTCGACCTTCTCCTGGCTGTCGACAAGTTCGATCAGGGGATTGCCGATATTGCCACCGACAAACGTCGCAAACCCGGCTTTCCGGCAGATTTCGCCGGTCAGGGTGGTGGTGGTGGTTTTGCCGTTGGTGCCGGTGATGGCAATGATCGGTTCCGTGATAAACCAGCTGGCAAGTTCAATTTCGCTGATGATCGGCCGGTTAGCGGCCCGCGCCATCTGCAGCGGCTGTATATCCATAGGCACACCGGGGCTCACCACGATGTAATCGGCGGCAAGAAACGATTCAACCTTGTGGCACCCTAGCTCCATCTGAAGCTTCAACCCGTCAAGCTGCGTCAGAAATGGCTCCAGAGCCGCCCCCTGCTTCATGTCAGTGATTGTTACCTCGGCCCCCTGCTTCACGAGAAAGTGACACACCGCAACGCCGGTTCGGGCTACTCCGACCACCAGTATTTTTTTACCTGAAAGATTCATGCTGTTACCGTAATTTCAGTGTTGAAATGGCGACAAGCGCCAGGATTAAAGTAATGATCCAGAACCGCACAATGATCTTCGGCTCAGCAACCCCTTTAAGCTCGAAATGATGATGGATCGGCGCCATGCGAAAGATCCGTTTGCCCCGGTATTTGTAGGACCCAACCTGAAATATGACCGAAAGGGCCTCGATCACGAACACCCCGCCGACAATCACCAGCAGGATCTCCTGCTTGGTGAGCACCGCCAGGATACCCAGGGC from Geoanaerobacter pelophilus includes the following:
- the ftsW gene encoding putative lipid II flippase FtsW, which translates into the protein MKRLASCDIVILLMVVALTCFGVVMVYSASSVMAAKKYHDGFYFLKRQGIFALVGFSIMYGVMQIDYHLWKKLAVPALIGCLVLMVFVLIPGIGGSAGGAARWIRLPGFSLQPSEMAKIALIIYMAYSLEKKQDRVKFFSSGFLPYMVVLAVLLLLLLKQPDLGAALTLGAVAVIMLFAAGTRPTYIISMFLIALPFLYFLVMNVDYRRRRVLAFLNPWDDPSNSGFQIIQSWLAFGAGGVLGQGLGEGKQKLFYLPEAHTDFILSVVGEELGLIGVLVIASMFFLLVWRSIRVALGAEDTFGRFLAFGIAVLLGIEAFVNMGVVTGMLPTKGLALPFISYGGSSLLITLFAMGILLNISTRMRGTP
- the murD gene encoding UDP-N-acetylmuramoyl-L-alanine--D-glutamate ligase; this translates as MNLSGKKILVVGVARTGVAVCHFLVKQGAEVTITDMKQGAALEPFLTQLDGLKLQMELGCHKVESFLAADYIVVSPGVPMDIQPLQMARAANRPIISEIELASWFITEPIIAITGTNGKTTTTTLTGEICRKAGFATFVGGNIGNPLIELVDSQEKVERVVVELSSFQLEAIDRFRPKVAVLLNITEDHLDRYRSYQEYIDAKVRIFMNQTSDDYALLNLDDPLVAALAGSMKGRVVWMSQCRELEQGIFHKDGTIVFRWDGREEVISTAAFRIKGVHNTENIMASLAAAMLTGCPAALAQKGVEEFRGLPHRMELVREVNGVGWYEDSKATNVGSVEKALASFNDITWIAGGKDKGGSYLPLANLVKERVRCMILIGEAKERIAHELGEYAETRMAATLEEAVNLAAAVTVPGGVVLFSPACSSFDMFRDYEDRAEQFKALVRGIPEAGTR